Within the Terriglobia bacterium genome, the region ATCACATCCGATCCGGTGCACCCTTGGGTCAAGGGTGCCGCCACGCTCTATACCAAGGAGTACTTCGATCTGGTCAATCAGCACTTGAATCCAGGCGGCCTGGTAACCCAATGGGTGCCCCTGTACGAAAGCGATGCGGCCGTAGTGAAGAGCGAGATCGCCACATTCTTCGACGCCTTCCCCGATGCAACAATCTGGGGTAATACCAATAACGGCCAGGGCTACGACACCGTACTGCTGGGACAGGCTGGTAGCGCCCGGATCGACTTGAACTATGTACAACAGCGCTTGAGCCGCCCGGAGTATGCCGGCGTGGAGATGGCTCTCAATCAAGCAGGCTTCAAGTCACCGCTGGATTTGCTGGCAACCTATGCCGGACGAGAACGCGATCTGAAGGCCTGGCTGCAGGGCGCCGAGATCAATCACGACCGGGACCTGCGCCTGCAGTATCTTGCCGGCCTGGAGCTGAACCTCTATGAGGGCGATCGCATCTACAGGGACCTGCTGCAATATCGAAGGTTTCCCGAAGAGCTGTTCGCCGCCTCGCCCGAGTCGAAACGAACGCTCCGCGAAGCCATGGGACTGCCCCGCTAAGACAACGCCGGGAAAGGGCGTCGGGTCTGGAAAAAGGCGTGGTCGAAGAGGACGATCGCAGCCGCTCTCCAGAACGAGATGATGGAAAGCATGAACATAGTCGCGACGACCGCCTTTGTAATCGTCTCACGATCAGTCGCCGATACTGCTGGCTTCCCTCTCATGCGGATTTCAGAGCCTCTTCAAGGTCGCCGATCAGGTCGGCGACCTCTTCGATGCCGACGGAAATCCGGATGAGGCCGTCGGCCAGGCCTTGCTGCAGACGCAGTTCGCGAGGAATGGATGAATGCGTCATAAGCGCCGGGGCCTCGATCAGCGACTCGACCCCGCCCAGCGATTCAGCGAGCGCGAAAATGCGGGTGGAACTGACAACCCGGCGGGCCGCCTCCAGCCCTCCCTGTACTTCGAAACTCACCATACCCCCAAAGCCTTTCATTTGCCGGGCCGCCAGGGCGTGCTGCGGATGATCCCGACGACCCGGATAATTGACCCGGGTCACGCTTGGGTGCGAGGCCAGGAAGTCTGCCACTGCGGCGGCATTCGCGCAGTGCCTCTCCATGCGCAAAATGAGGGTCTTGATTCCGCGCAGCACCAGCCACGAGTCGGTCGGGCCGGGCACTGCCCCAACCGCGTTCTGCAGGAAAGCCAGTCGCGCACCGAGTTCCGGATCGTTCACCACGATGGCGCCCCCCACGATGTCGGAGTGGCCGTTTAAATATTTGGTCGTCGAGTGAACCACCGCGGTAGCCCCCATTTCCAGCGGCCGCTGCAACACCGGCGTGGCAAAGGTATTGTCGACCCAGACCGGGATGCCGGCGGACCTGGCTATTTGGATGCAGGCGCTCAGGTCTATGATCCTGAGCAGCGGATTGGTCGGCGTTTCGATCCAGACCATGCGCGTGTTGGGCCGTAGCGCGGCCGCCAGATTCCGAGGGTCCTCGAGAGCGGCAAAAGTGGTCTCGATGCCCGCAGAAGGCCGGAAGACGTTCTCGAATAGCCGGTAGGTGCCACCGTAGACATCATTGCCGCATACAACGTGATCGCCGCGTGCGAGCAGGTGCATCGCGGTTGCATGCGCGGCACTGCCGC harbors:
- a CDS encoding cystathionine gamma-synthase, which codes for MDENRGGRGGQHRGVKKAGLATLAVHAGQAPDPSTGAIMTPIFNTATFVQEAPGRHKGYEYSRTGNPTRAALEACLAALEGAAFGFAFASGSAAHATAMHLLARGDHVVCGNDVYGGTYRLFENVFRPSAGIETTFAALEDPRNLAAALRPNTRMVWIETPTNPLLRIIDLSACIQIARSAGIPVWVDNTFATPVLQRPLEMGATAVVHSTTKYLNGHSDIVGGAIVVNDPELGARLAFLQNAVGAVPGPTDSWLVLRGIKTLILRMERHCANAAAVADFLASHPSVTRVNYPGRRDHPQHALAARQMKGFGGMVSFEVQGGLEAARRVVSSTRIFALAESLGGVESLIEAPALMTHSSIPRELRLQQGLADGLIRISVGIEEVADLIGDLEEALKSA